A genome region from Gadus macrocephalus chromosome 15, ASM3116895v1 includes the following:
- the LOC132473238 gene encoding ubiquitin thioesterase Zranb1-like, with the protein MTEVGTKWACDYCTYENWPSAIKCTMCRAQRPSLGPIITEEPFKSSPPLDAGRHQWDPACHSNSPPQGGVSSLLICPDSSARPRVRIADVPETLPSKWSCHMCTYLNWPRAIRCTQCLCQRQQGQQHKGHRAGQPRSPTELPQTSGSGYRSAPPTTPTDPCEEYNDRNRLNTRAQHWTCTACTYENWPKARKCVVCDHPWPSSPPAESIELASEPEGQPPPSVLNERERDNRRGGVGGTVGVVGGTGGCGSSQRRSPPSPKRESEVTMDFQRIEVASGAGIGSKEELEMDFKKLKQIKNRMRRTDWLFLNACAGVVEGDLAAVEAYKSSGGDIARQLTSDEVRLLNRPSAFDDGFTLVHLAIRFQRQDMLAVLLTEVSQQAAKCIPAMVCPELTEQIRREVAASLHQRKGDFTCYFLTDLVTFTLPADIEDLPPPVQEKLFDEVLDRDVQKELEEESPIINWSLELGTRLDSRLYALWNRTAGDCLLDSVLQATWGIYDKDSVLRKTLHDSLHDCSHWFYTRWKEWESWYSQSFGLHFSLREEQWQEDWAFILSLASQPGASLEQTHIFVLAHILRRPIIVYGVKYYKSFRGETLGYTRFQGVYLPLLWEQSFCWKSPIALGYTRGHFSALVAMENDGFDNRGAGANLNTDDDVTVTFLPLVDSERKLLHIHFLSAQEMGNEEQQEKLLREWLDCCVTEGGVLVALQKSSRRRNHPLVTQMVEKWLDGYRQIRPCASLSDGEEEDDDDDDE; encoded by the exons ATGACAGAGGTCGGCACCAAGTGGGCCTGCGACTACTGCACGTACGAGAACTGGCCCTCTGCGATCAAGTGCACCATGTGCCGCGCTCAGAGGCCCAGCTTGGGGCCCATCATCACGGAGGAGCCCTTCAAGAGCAGCCCCCCTCTGGATGCCGGTCGGCATCAGTGGGACCCCGCGTGCCACAGCAACAGCCCGCCGCAGGGAGGGGTTTCCAGCCTCCTAATCTGCCCGGACTCCAGCGCCCGTCCCCGTGTGCGCATCGCCGACGTCCCCGAGACGCTCCCCAGCAAGTGGTCGTGTCACATGTGCACCTATTTGAACTGGCCGCGGGCCATCCGCTGCACCCAGTGCCTTTGCCAGAGGcagcagggccagcagcacAAGGGGCATCGCGCGGGGCAGCCCCGTAGCCCCACGGAGCTGCCCCAGACCTCGGGCTCTGGCTACCGCTCTGCGCCCCCCACCACGCCCACAGACCCCTGCGAGGAGTACAACGACCGCAACCGACTCAACACCCGGGCACAGCACTGGACCTGCACCGCCTGCACTTACGAGAACTGGCCCAAGGCGCGCAAGTGCGTGGTGTGCGACCATCCCTGGCCCAGCAGCCCGCCGGCCGAGTCCATCGAGCTGGCGTCGGAGCCGGAGGGCCAGCCGCCGCCCTCCGTCCTGAACGAGCGGGAGCGGGACAATCggcgggggggcgtgggggggacAGTGGGCGTCGTCGGCGGGACGGGGGGCTGCGGCAGCAGTCAGCGGAGGTCGCCACCCAGCCCAAAGCGGGAGTCGGAGGTGACGATGGACTTTCAGAGGATCGAGGTGGCGTCGGGGGCCGGGATCGGGAGCAAAGAGGAGCTGGAGATGGACTTTAAAAAACTGAAGCAGATTAAGAACCGGATGAGAAGGACTGACTGGCTGTTCCTCAACGCGTGTGCAG gtgtggtGGAGGGAGACCTGGCGGCGGTGGAGGCCTACAAGTCGTCCGGGGGCGACATCGCGCGGCAGCTGACGTCGGACGAGGTGCGACTGCTGAACCGGCCGTCGGCATTCGACGACGGCTTCACCCTGGTGCACCTGGCCATCCGCTTCCAGAGGCAGGACATGCTGGCCGTGTTGCTGACTGAG GTGTCCCAGCAGGCGGCCAAGTGCATCCCGGCCATGGTGTGTCCCGAGCTGACGGAGCAGATCCGCCGCGAGGTGGCCGCCTCGCTGCACCAGCGCAAAGGGGACTTCACCTGTTACTTCCTGACCGACCTTGTGACCTTCACCCTCCCAGCCG ACATCGAGGACTTGCCCCCCCCGGTTCAGGAGAAACTGTTTGATGAGGTCCTCGACCGAGACGTACAGAAAG AGCTGGAAGAGGAGTCCCCCATCATCAACTGGTCCCTGGAGCTGGGCACGCGGTTGGACAGCCGGCTGTACGCGCTGTGGAACCGGACGGCCGGGGACTGCCTGCTGGACTCTGTGCTGCAGGCCACCTGGGGCATCTACGACAAGGACTCGGTGCTGCGCAAGACGCTGCACGACAGCCTGCACGACTGCTCGCACTG gttctaCACACGCTGGAAGGAGTGGGAGTCGTGGTACTCGCAGAGCTTCGGTCTGCACTTCTCCCTCCGGGAGGAGCAGTGGCAAGAGGACTGGGCCTTCATCCTCTCGCTTGCcagccag CCCGGGGCCAGCTTGGAGCAGACCCACATTTTTGTTCTTGCGCACATTCTTCGAAGGCCGATCATCGTCTACGGAGTGAAGTATTACAAGAGTTTCCGCGGTGAAACACTCGGCTACACGCGCTTTCAAG GTGTGTACTTACCCCTGCTGTGGGAGCAGAGCTTCTGCTGGAAGAGTCCCATCGCGCTGGGCTACACGAGGGGGCACTTCTCGGCACTGGTGGCCATGGAGAACGACGGCTTTGACAATCGTGGCGCGGGCGCCAACCTCAACACGGACGACGACGTCACCGTGACGTTCCTGCCGCTTGTCGACAGCGAGAGGAAGCTGCTCCACATTCACTTCCTCTCTGCACAGGAA ATGGGGaatgaggagcagcaggagaagcTGCTACGGGAGTGGCTGGACTGCTGCGTGACGGAGGGCGGCGTCCTGGTGGCGCTGCAGAAGAGCTCCCGCCGCCGCAACCATCCGCTGGTCACCCAGATGGTGGAGAAGTGGCTGGACGGCTACCGGCAGATCCGGCCCTGCGCCTCCCTGtcggacggggaggaggaagacgacgacgacgacgacgagtgA